A genomic window from Populus alba chromosome 19, ASM523922v2, whole genome shotgun sequence includes:
- the LOC118027755 gene encoding cation/calcium exchanger 1: MASFSTSRAKSKKIILFLNITFLFLFFFYLATSYFIDQSTEPIVTTNHSLVLQESIKTDGCSGIHDCIDYRSKCIYVKSHIGCRPKGYINYLQIFYCTCGQFSMLGYIMLLLWLAVLFYLLGNTAADYFCPALESLSKLLKLSPTIAGVTLLSLGNGAPDVFASIVSFTRSSNGGVGLNSILGGAFFVSSVVVGVISLLSGPREIYVDKSSFIRDVCFFLFSLCSLLLIIIVGKITLWGAISFLSIYLGYVGVVCIMHFDRYRKENRLPVDDNQEEDFLERGIPLLGYVDHEKPILVDKTTADDQRSSSILCNLDSPFFYYLGSLLYVLELPLSLPRRLTIPVVSEARWSRPFAVISVALAPILLAALCTSQKEMEFGSRSSLVTYLIAVLIGMALCNLACVTTTKSSPPKKSLFPWLAGGFLMSVTWTYIIAEELVSLLISLGYVLGINPSVLGLTVLAWGNSLGDLIANVAMAVTGGPDGAQIAISGCYAGPMFNTLLGLGISLVISSGSKYPSSFVVPEDPSLYETIGFLMGGLLWALVILPRKDMRLDKSLGIGLLAIYLCFLSLTLARSLGLLKLHGVS, encoded by the coding sequence ATGGCAAGTTTCAGCACCTCGAGAGCCAAGTCCAAGAAGATCATTCTTTTCCTTAACATCacctttctcttcctcttctttttctatctTGCAACCTCATATTTTATCGATCAATCCACTGAACCAATAGTCACCACAAACCATTCTTTAGTGCTTCAAGAATCGATCAAAACCGATGGCTGCAGCGGAATTCATGACTGCATAGATTACAGGTCCAAGTGTATTTATGTCAAGTCTCATATTGGATGCAGGCCCAAAGGGTATATAAACTATCTTCAAATCTTTTACTGTACTTGTGGCCAATTTTCCATGCTTGGCTATATTATGTTGTTACTGTGGCTGGCTGTTCTGTTCTATCTGTTAGGCAACACAGCAGCGGATTACTTCTGTCCCGCCTTAGAAAGCTTGTCCAAACTCTTGAAGCTTTCTCCAACTATTGCTGGTGTCACCCTTCTTTCACTTGGCAATGGCGCTCCGGATGTTTTTGCTAGTATTGTTTCCTTCACCAGGTCTAGCAATGGTGGAGTTGGCCTGAATAGTATTTTGGGCGGGGCTTTTTTTGTGTCTAGTGTGGTGGTTGGTGTAATAAGTTTATTATCCGGTCCTCGAGAGATTTACGTTGACAAGTCTAGCTTCATTAGAGACGTCTGCTTCTTTCTGTTCTCTCTCTGTTCTCTTCTCTTGATTATTATTGTGGGGAAAATAACCTTGTGGGGtgccatttcttttctttctatctACTTGGGTTATGTCGGTGTGGTTTGCATCATGCACTTTGATCGGTACCGAAAAGAGAATCGTTTGCCTGTAGATGACAACCAGGAGGAGGATTTTTTGGAGAGGGGCATACCTTTACTTGGTTATGTTGATCATGAAAAGCCAATTTTGGTGGACAAAACCACTGCTGATGATCAGCGAAGTTCATCGATTCTTTGTAATCTCGATTCTCCCTTTTTTTACTACCTGGGTAGCCTTCTGTATGTTTTGGAGTTACCTCTGTCCTTGCCAAGAAGATTGACCATACCTGTGGTTAGTGAGGCGAGGTGGTCCAGGCCATTTGCAGTAATTTCTGTGGCGTTGGCACCAATTTTATTGGCTGCACTATGCACCTCCCAAAAGGAAATGGAGTTTGGTTCAAGAAGCAGCCTAGTAACTTATTTGATAGCAGTATTGATTGGGATGGCTCTCTGCAATCTTGCATGCGTGACAACAACGAAGTCTAGCCCGCCAAAGAAGTCCTTGTTCCCTTGGCTTGCTGGTGGATTTTTGATGAGTGTAACTTGGACATATATTATCGCTGAGGAATTGGTCTCTTTATTGATTTCACTAGGCTATGTACTCGGGATTAACCCTTCAGTTCTCGGATTAACTGTCCTGGCGTGGGGCAACTCGCTCGGAGATTTGATAGCTAATGTTGCCATGGCGGTGACCGGAGGGCCAGACGGCGCCCAAATTGCAATATCAGGCTGCTATGCTGGTCCCATGTTCAACACATTGCTGGGTTTGGGCATTTCACTAGTCATCTCATCAGGGTCCAAATATCCATCTTCATTCGTCGTCCCTGAAGACCCTTCTCTCTATGAGACTATAGGGTTTTTGATGGGAGGCTTGCTCTGGGCCCTTGTGATCTTGCCGAGGAAGGACATGAGGTTAGATAAGTCTCTTGGGATTGGTCTCTTAGCTATATATCTCTGTTTTCTGTCTCTGACGCTGGCCAGGTCTCTTGGTCTCTTGAAACTTCATGGAGTTTCTTAG